AAGGCTTCGATAAAGAAGAAAAAGAGAGAGTTGTTTTTTACAGCTCTCTTTTTTATTTCGCTGCAAAAGTGTATTTTAATTCTATTGGGTTTTATTCAGTAAAGAAGGGTAAAGATTGAGGATAATTTAAAAAGATGCTTTTACAAATTATAAAATTATGTTAATTCGCTGCTTCGAATTTTGTTTTAAGTAATGGAAAGATATTTTTGTAAAAATCACATTTATGGAATTATACTACACCTTTTCAATACTTATTGTATTGGCCTCTTTCTTCGCCTATTTGAATTTGAGATTTTTAAAACTTCCGGGAACTATTGGAATTATGATTATTGCCATGCTGGTTTCTGTAGGTATCCGACTTTTGGGAGATTCTTATTTTCCTGCAACCACCAAACATTTTTTTGAGTTGATAAAAGAATTCGACTTCAATGAAATTCTCATGGGGGCGATGCTGAACTTTCTTCTGTTTGCAGGTGCACTGCACGTTAACATGTCTGACCTTAAAAAACAAAAAGTTCCCATAATAATGTATTCTACTGTCAGCGTAGTATTGTCAGCTTTGATCGTTTCAATGCTGTTGTATTATATAGCACCGCTTTTAGGAATAAAAATTCCGTATGTGTTCTGTCTGGTTTTTGGAACCCTGATTTCTCCAACCGATCCGATTGTGGTATTGGGAGTTTTAAAAGAAGCCAAAGTTCCTAAAAGAATAGAAACCAAAATTGTGGGCGAATCCTTGTTTAATGATGGAGTAGCAGTAGTAATGTTTGCCGTTGTTCTTAAAATGGCAACAGATCCAACATTTGAGATGACATTTAGTTCAATCAGCTGGTTGTTTATAAAAGAAGGCGTTGGCGGACTTTTACTGGGAGCCGTTTTCGGATTTAGCGCAGCAAAGGTTATGAAGAAAGTTGACGATTACAAAGTTTCAGTTTTAATTACGCTTTCTATTGTAACCGGAGGCTTTTTGGTAGCTCAGAGTCTGCACGTTTCAAGTCCGTTAGCAATGGTTGTTGCCGGATTGATTATTGGAAATTATGGTAAAAAAGTAGCCATGAGCGAAGTAACCAAAGATTATTTAGGAAAGTTCTGGGAACTTATCGACGAGATATTAAACGCAATTTTATTCCTGTTTATTGGTTTTGAATTATTGTTGCTGCCGGATTTGAATAAACAATTATTAACGGGTTTTGTAGCCATTTTTATTGTACTGTTTTCAAGACTGACATCTATAGTTTTGCCTTGGAAATTCTTTGATATATTTAAGTTCTTCGGAATCAAATCAGCCTATAATAAAGGTTCCCTGATGGTAATGGTCTGGGGCGGAATTCGTGGAGGAGTTTCGATTGCGCTGGTTCTTTCTATGCCGGAAGGTGAATATAAAAACCTATTACTGGAGGTAACCTATATCGTGGTATTATTCTCTATCGTAGTACAAGGATTGACTGTTGGAAAACTGGCTAAACGAGTTTTGGAGAAAGAGTAAGAAATATAGATTAAAGAAAATAGAGAATAGAGCAAAGAATAAAGATTTCTATTCTTTGTCTTTAAATTATTAACCTGAAACCCTGCAAGTTCTTGCAGGGTTTTGTTTTTATCGTTTATCTTCTTTAGAATAATTAGATTCTCCATTAATATTAATTTCTCCACCTAGAAACTTCGGTTCACGATTTCTCAAAACATCAAAAAAAGATTTACATCTCGAAAGACATTCTCTAAAACGAACATAATTGTAACCTAAATATTCGCCTTTATTAGCAGAATAACCTGCAGATTTTATTCCCAATTTATTTCCGATGTAAATCGCGCGATTCAAATGATATTCCTGTGATATCAAAGTTGCTTTTTTAATCTTGAAAATATGCTTTGCCCGATACATTGTTGAATACGTATCGAAACCAGCATAATCGATAAAAATTTTAGTAGTGTCAACACCTTGTGCATAACAATAGTTTTTCATAACCGTTAGTTCGTCATATTCTTCACGGCCGTTATCTCCGGAAAGAAGAATTTTATTGATGCGTCTTGCTTTCCAAAGCATAATTCCTGCATCAAGTCTGTCTTTTAAATATTTACTTGGCTGATTTCCGTTAATTCCTGCGCCAAAAATAATTCCAACATCATTTTT
This portion of the Flavobacterium gelatinilyticum genome encodes:
- a CDS encoding SanA/YdcF family protein; amino-acid sequence: MKKYFKIALYLAIIGLVAITSVNYYVKNSTKKYIHYSIKKFPKNDVGIIFGAGINGNQPSKYLKDRLDAGIMLWKARRINKILLSGDNGREEYDELTVMKNYCYAQGVDTTKIFIDYAGFDTYSTMYRAKHIFKIKKATLISQEYHLNRAIYIGNKLGIKSAGYSANKGEYLGYNYVRFRECLSRCKSFFDVLRNREPKFLGGEININGESNYSKEDKR
- a CDS encoding cation:proton antiporter — translated: MELYYTFSILIVLASFFAYLNLRFLKLPGTIGIMIIAMLVSVGIRLLGDSYFPATTKHFFELIKEFDFNEILMGAMLNFLLFAGALHVNMSDLKKQKVPIIMYSTVSVVLSALIVSMLLYYIAPLLGIKIPYVFCLVFGTLISPTDPIVVLGVLKEAKVPKRIETKIVGESLFNDGVAVVMFAVVLKMATDPTFEMTFSSISWLFIKEGVGGLLLGAVFGFSAAKVMKKVDDYKVSVLITLSIVTGGFLVAQSLHVSSPLAMVVAGLIIGNYGKKVAMSEVTKDYLGKFWELIDEILNAILFLFIGFELLLLPDLNKQLLTGFVAIFIVLFSRLTSIVLPWKFFDIFKFFGIKSAYNKGSLMVMVWGGIRGGVSIALVLSMPEGEYKNLLLEVTYIVVLFSIVVQGLTVGKLAKRVLEKE